The genomic interval AGGGCATTTGCCGCCGAGAGAAAGATGCATAGTCCAAGGAGACCGACAATGGATACGCCAGGCCAGAACCCTTCTCGATTTACCAACCGTTTCTGCGTCAGAAAAATAGGGTTGGAAAGCAGTTTCACATTACACTCCTGGCTCCGGACTCAAGAAAAATCTGCTCGAGATTTTGGACCCGCTCTCTCCATTCCGTGACCCTGACGCCCGCCCGAACTAACGAAGGAAGAATTTGATCCAGGGCCTCATCGTCTCCTGCAAAATCGAACGACGCGCGGTGTGCCTCGATCCTAAGATTTGAAACGCCGGCAAGATTCTTCAGGAGAGATTCCACGTCATGGTCCGAAGTGCGCCAAGAAAGGAGCATGCTTCGGCTTCCTTTAACGTTGGCCAATTCTCCGATTGGCCCGCTTAATATCAATTGGCCTCGTTCCATAATTCCCACGTTGTTACAAAACTCGGCTAGTTCCGTGAGAATATGAGAGGAGACCAGAATCGCCTTTCCCATACTCCGAAGCTGTAAGAGAAGTTTTCGAAGCTCGATTCTGCCCAGAGGATCCAAACCACTTGCGGGTTCATCAAGCAGAAGGAGTTTAGGGTCGTGGAGTAGGGTCTTTGCAAGCGTTAGGCGTTGTTTCATTCCTCTCGAAAGGCCGTCACAGAGTGCGTTTCTTTTCTCCGTCAACCAAGTCAGTTCAATGCACTCGGATATTCGCTTTCCCCGGTCTGGAAGGTCATAAGCTCGGGCAAAGTGGTCCAAGAATTCCATTACGGTCAGCTTGTCGTACACCGGTGAAAAATCAGGCATGAATCCGAACAATTGATTGGTGTCTCGCGGGTTGCGTGAGATCGGCTGGCCACAGATGTAGATCTCGCCGCGGGTACACTCTTGCAGCCCCGC from Bdellovibrionota bacterium carries:
- a CDS encoding ABC transporter ATP-binding protein, which encodes MPPLLSIQDLRVDFPDVIAVNGLSMELEAGDVYALIGPNGAGKTTTMRAIAGLQECTRGEIYICGQPISRNPRDTNQLFGFMPDFSPVYDKLTVMEFLDHFARAYDLPDRGKRISECIELTWLTEKRNALCDGLSRGMKQRLTLAKTLLHDPKLLLLDEPASGLDPLGRIELRKLLLQLRSMGKAILVSSHILTELAEFCNNVGIMERGQLILSGPIGELANVKGSRSMLLSWRTSDHDVESLLKNLAGVSNLRIEAHRASFDFAGDDEALDQILPSLVRAGVRVTEWRERVQNLEQIFLESGARSVM